The following are from one region of the Candidatus Polarisedimenticolia bacterium genome:
- a CDS encoding LamG-like jellyroll fold domain-containing protein produces MSSSTLTFQQGVDGYAGTVDTLIAFDTPDADNSAATTITVDGSPLRHVLIRFDGIIGNGAGQVPPGATILSATLTVNVSNVSANAAAFHRMIQSWSATSTWNSLVGGVQANGIEAVATADVSGASSATGPFSIGVTASLAAWSAGGSNLGWALLPGGTDGWGFDSSEAATVANRPRLAVTFTTDRSPNPPSNESPATGSTGVSASPTLCVDASDPDGGQLTVTFKGRPTGQPAPQDFTLIALPDTQYYAQSYPATFSAQTQWIVDNLLSRNIAFVTQLGDCTNDGNNIPSQWTTANSAFSLLEDSFTTGLAHGIPYGIAVGNHDQTPFATARSGADEGTAFGGAGGTFGGTTQYYNRTFGAFRFQGRGYFGGHYDFGVPAQYSDSMDNHFELFSASGMNFIAFHLEWDDVDNPTRQAVLNWVHTLLSTTYSNRRAIITSHYLLNTNGTFSNQGQATFNAIKDLPNVFLMLAGHLDQANRRTDLADDGHPIHSLLSDYQSRPNGGNGWLRIMTFSPASDTFHVQTYSPTLGQFINNHADNTAGTAQNDFVLGYDMDSGTPFATIGTASGVASGGRACAAWPGRETGQEYEWFAEVSDGELTTTGPLWTFTASCSTNAECDDAIFCTTDTCNGGSCLHSPIADCCGTNAECDDADPCTNDACNLSGHSCENTPIDCNDGRSCTGPDACVGGVCQNPYTPFAGCCASPADCDDGIATTTDTCSAGTCSNVNTACLANPDCSDGDACTTDSCTAANLRSLVLDGVDDHVTMGAAAGLNASPAFSIEAWINGTSGTGISTGTQGLASAIPLVAKGAPQAETPANVNMNYFLGLDVEGSNRRLAADFEDAATGLNHAVCSTGNVPATGWHHVAATYSPANGWRLYLDGVAQTLTTDNTTCTTCVAPNCTTTPGATPEPNSIQHFGIGTSLTSTGGVNGRYQGKIDEVRVWNVERSAPEIADARDELIATAANLIAHYGFDDSTATDSTSPAENGTLVGSPVFDSSDRPAVGGACLYLPLSCDDGNPCTADSCTGGSCLHIPANDGGACNDGDGCTNDDICTNGVCAGTLSCDDGNACTGTDQCVSGSCQNPYNPTPGCCTTAADCDDGNPATADSCSAGTCSNVNLVCATGADCNDSDGCTADECVSANVAALSFDGTDDYVTMGPSAGTGSLGAATFTVETWFKWTGAGVTTSTGTGGIAALIPLVAKGAAQAETPANVNANYILGIAGGRLAGDFEDAATGLNHPVCTAAAQPTISTNVWHHAAASYNGTCWQLYLDGVAVPIDTACSTCAGGACTVCPGATPESTSIQHFGLGTTLTSTGTAAGFYQGRLDEVRVWNVARSLAQIQADRFQEVSSAPNLIGRWGLNENAGTTAGDSTTPAENGTLTSGPAWSPTDRAPLTSGTCSYTPIPGCTPCSTAADCNDGNPCTTDSCSPSSACVHTNNNAPCSEDGNPCTDDVCSGGSCTHPNDNSNACADANACTGDACVGGACLSWYSPTPACCDSNADCNDGVAATSDACTGAPDGNCTNVIPGSCTTNASCNDFNGCTTDACTTPNLSALSFDGTNDYVTMGAAAGTSALGATTFTVETWFKWTGAGVTTSTGTGGIAALIPLVAKGAAQAETPPNLNANYILGIAGGRLAGDFEDSATGLNHPVCTAAAQPTISTNVWHHAAAAYNGTCWTLFLDGAALPIDTSCSTCAGGACTVCPGATPESTSIQHFGLGTTLTSTGAATGFYQGLLDEVRVWNVARSLAEIQAGKDQEITSGTGLIGRWGLNENGGTAAADSTTPAQNGTLTNFNVATAWSATDKSPVAPGTCSNTPIPNCASCTADYQCSDSNSCTADSCNTTNDAAVSFPSPGAAANRVDLALGGGSDSSPDYVNYFGTGSFTIEGWVYTDGGAASLTGIFRGGQQGAFPQVAVQLTGTGNLQIAGSVESNTTGTQVDVTHGTALTVNTWAHFAFVVDRTPGNQQLRLHLNGGAPATAVANLLGTNPVSFTSQSMIGAARLDTGAVGLPFDGRLDEIRIWNYARTQAETAAEMGREIGSAAGLVHRWSFNEGSLTNASDSAGGSAGTLTGATTWSTTGLPFAGSDICTHTSLANGAACSDGNACTQTDTCQAGVCNGSNTVTCTASDACHDAGTCDPGTGLCSNPAKPNGAACSDGNACTQTDTCQAGVCTGSSTVTCTASDQCHDAGTCNPGTGLCSNPAKPNGAACSDGNACTPTDTCQAGVCTGSNTVICTASDQCHDAGTCDPGTGLCSNPAKPNGAACSDGDACTQTDTCQSGVCTGSNTVTCTASDQCHNAGTCNPATGVCSNPAKPNGAACSDGNACTQTDTCQAGVCTGSNTVTCTASDQCHNAGTCDPGTGLCSNPAKPNGAACSDGNACTTTDACQNGACAPGPAADCNDNNVCTDDSCDPPVGCRHSNNTASCDDGDVCNGTGVCHDGACAGTPPPNCDDGNPCSTDSCDPVLGCRHVNNTASCDDGNACTRTDTCQSGVCTGSNPVTCTASDQCHDAGTCNPATGVCSNPARPNGAACNDGSACTQTDTCQAGVCSGANPVVCTASDQCHDAGTCNPATGVCSNPAKANGSLCSDGNACTLSDTCQSGLCAAGSAVVCVASDQCHVPGVCSPASGLCSNPSKPDGSACDDGNTCTAGDSCIAGTCTSGAAPPEVCNGLDDNCNTLIDEGNPGGGVACSTGQPGVCSAGITQCTGGSIVCVGTTSPATPNIVAQINTSMRYLANNATTAAEDTVLVQIDSPMRYKANSADPGIGLAWINETYDDTGWNSGTYGVGYDTEAPPNALSLIKTGVPAGTFSVFTRATFSLADVSTVKSLFYGADYDDGYVAYLNGVEVARSSTMPAGSPAWNTNAALHESSNAALPNYGTLIDLTGSISLLHNGTNVLAVGVWNSGAATSTDLVVVPKLSIGLDWTARSFNDSTWSTGTYGVGYDTAPAPNALNLIKTSVPAGTLSVFTRAHFNIPDAAALAAIQSVTLGVDYDDGTVAWINGVEVLGSAEMPFGPLNPTTPAADHESSNGAAPNYSPIRDVTARALPALVVGDNVLAIGVWNNLSTSTDLVLVPRLSLGEAERCDGLDNDCNGIVDDGFPDNDHDGQADCADTDDDGDGTADGQDCKPLDPLSSAAPPAEILDLLFVRAPDRSYVMTWTGQGGGLHYDVAGGLLSRLRPDGGALNATCVPGGNDLVNASFIDTRPAPPRGESYYYIVRSQSSFCGSGTYGHASSGAEILPASACP; encoded by the coding sequence ATGAGCTCCTCGACCCTCACCTTCCAGCAGGGGGTGGACGGATACGCGGGGACCGTCGACACCTTGATCGCCTTCGACACCCCGGATGCGGACAACTCGGCGGCGACGACGATCACCGTGGATGGCAGCCCGCTGCGGCACGTCCTGATCCGCTTCGACGGCATCATCGGAAACGGGGCGGGTCAGGTTCCTCCGGGCGCCACGATCCTTTCGGCCACTCTCACGGTCAATGTGAGCAACGTCAGCGCCAATGCCGCCGCGTTCCATCGCATGATCCAGAGCTGGAGCGCCACGAGCACCTGGAACTCGCTGGTCGGCGGCGTGCAGGCGAACGGGATCGAGGCCGTCGCGACGGCCGACGTGAGCGGCGCCTCGAGCGCCACCGGACCCTTCTCGATCGGGGTGACCGCGAGCCTGGCCGCCTGGTCCGCCGGCGGGAGCAACCTCGGCTGGGCGCTCCTGCCCGGCGGCACCGATGGCTGGGGGTTCGACTCGTCCGAGGCGGCGACGGTCGCGAACCGGCCGCGCCTGGCGGTGACCTTCACGACCGACCGTTCGCCCAATCCGCCTTCCAACGAGTCCCCGGCAACCGGCTCCACGGGCGTCTCGGCCAGCCCCACGCTGTGCGTGGACGCGAGCGACCCGGATGGCGGCCAGCTCACGGTGACCTTCAAGGGGCGCCCCACCGGGCAACCCGCGCCGCAGGACTTCACCCTCATCGCGCTCCCGGACACCCAGTACTACGCGCAGAGCTACCCGGCGACCTTCAGCGCCCAGACGCAGTGGATCGTCGACAACCTCCTGAGCCGGAACATCGCCTTCGTGACCCAGCTCGGCGACTGCACCAACGACGGCAACAACATCCCGTCGCAGTGGACCACCGCCAACTCGGCGTTCAGCCTCCTCGAGGACTCGTTCACGACCGGGCTCGCGCATGGCATCCCGTACGGGATCGCCGTCGGCAACCACGACCAGACTCCCTTCGCGACCGCCCGGTCCGGCGCGGACGAGGGAACGGCGTTCGGCGGCGCGGGGGGGACGTTCGGAGGCACCACGCAGTACTACAACCGGACGTTCGGGGCCTTCCGGTTCCAGGGCCGGGGGTATTTCGGAGGCCACTACGACTTCGGGGTCCCCGCGCAGTACTCCGACAGCATGGACAACCACTTCGAGCTGTTCAGCGCCAGCGGGATGAACTTCATCGCGTTCCACCTGGAGTGGGACGACGTGGACAATCCGACCCGGCAGGCGGTGCTGAACTGGGTGCACACCCTCCTGAGCACGACCTACAGCAACCGGCGGGCGATCATCACCTCCCATTACCTGTTGAACACCAACGGGACGTTCTCGAACCAGGGCCAGGCGACCTTCAACGCCATCAAGGACCTGCCCAACGTCTTCCTGATGCTGGCCGGCCACCTGGACCAGGCGAACCGTCGCACCGACCTGGCCGACGACGGGCACCCGATCCACTCGCTCCTGTCGGACTACCAGTCCCGCCCCAACGGCGGGAACGGGTGGCTCCGGATCATGACCTTCTCGCCGGCGAGCGACACGTTCCACGTGCAGACCTACTCTCCGACCCTCGGTCAGTTCATCAACAACCACGCCGACAACACGGCGGGGACGGCGCAGAACGATTTCGTCCTGGGCTACGACATGGACAGCGGCACGCCGTTCGCCACCATCGGGACGGCGTCCGGCGTGGCGAGCGGCGGGCGGGCGTGCGCCGCGTGGCCGGGGCGCGAGACGGGGCAGGAGTATGAATGGTTCGCGGAGGTCTCGGACGGCGAGCTGACGACCACGGGGCCCCTGTGGACGTTCACCGCCTCGTGCTCCACGAATGCCGAGTGTGATGATGCCATCTTCTGCACGACGGACACCTGCAACGGCGGATCGTGCCTCCACTCGCCGATCGCCGACTGCTGCGGGACGAACGCCGAGTGCGACGACGCCGACCCGTGCACCAACGACGCCTGCAATCTGTCGGGCCACTCCTGCGAGAACACGCCCATCGACTGCAACGACGGCCGGTCCTGCACGGGGCCCGATGCCTGCGTCGGGGGCGTCTGCCAGAACCCGTACACCCCGTTCGCCGGTTGCTGCGCGAGCCCCGCGGACTGCGACGACGGCATCGCGACCACGACCGACACCTGTTCGGCGGGGACCTGCAGCAACGTGAATACGGCGTGCCTGGCGAACCCCGACTGCAGCGACGGCGATGCCTGCACGACCGACAGCTGCACCGCGGCGAACCTCCGCTCCCTCGTTCTCGACGGCGTGGACGACCACGTGACCATGGGCGCCGCCGCCGGACTCAATGCCTCGCCCGCGTTCTCGATCGAGGCGTGGATCAACGGGACCAGCGGGACCGGCATCTCGACCGGCACCCAGGGTCTCGCCAGCGCCATTCCGCTGGTCGCCAAGGGGGCGCCCCAGGCGGAGACACCGGCCAACGTCAACATGAACTACTTCCTGGGCCTGGACGTCGAAGGATCGAACCGGAGGCTGGCGGCCGACTTCGAGGACGCGGCGACCGGGCTGAACCACGCCGTCTGCTCGACCGGCAACGTCCCGGCCACCGGCTGGCATCATGTGGCGGCCACCTACAGCCCGGCGAACGGCTGGCGCCTCTACCTGGACGGCGTGGCCCAGACATTGACCACCGACAACACGACCTGCACGACCTGTGTGGCGCCCAATTGCACCACCACTCCGGGCGCGACACCCGAGCCGAACAGCATCCAGCATTTCGGCATCGGCACGTCGCTGACCTCGACCGGCGGCGTGAACGGACGCTACCAGGGGAAGATCGACGAGGTGCGCGTGTGGAACGTCGAGCGGTCCGCCCCCGAGATCGCGGACGCCCGGGACGAGCTGATCGCCACCGCAGCCAATCTGATCGCGCATTACGGGTTCGACGACTCGACGGCGACCGATTCGACGAGCCCGGCGGAGAACGGCACCCTCGTCGGCAGCCCTGTCTTCGACTCCTCGGACCGGCCGGCGGTGGGCGGCGCCTGCCTGTACCTGCCGTTGAGCTGCGACGACGGCAATCCGTGCACGGCCGACAGCTGCACCGGCGGGAGCTGCCTGCACATCCCCGCCAACGACGGCGGCGCCTGCAATGACGGCGACGGCTGCACGAACGACGACATCTGCACGAACGGGGTCTGCGCCGGGACGCTGAGCTGCGACGACGGCAACGCGTGCACCGGCACGGATCAGTGCGTGTCGGGATCCTGCCAGAACCCGTACAACCCGACCCCGGGCTGCTGCACGACCGCCGCGGATTGCGATGACGGAAACCCCGCAACGGCGGACTCCTGCTCGGCCGGCACCTGCAGCAACGTGAACCTGGTCTGCGCGACCGGCGCGGACTGCAACGACTCCGACGGCTGCACGGCGGACGAGTGCGTCAGCGCCAACGTCGCGGCGCTGAGCTTCGACGGGACGGACGATTACGTGACCATGGGACCGTCCGCCGGGACCGGCAGCCTGGGGGCGGCGACCTTCACGGTGGAGACCTGGTTCAAATGGACCGGTGCGGGTGTGACCACATCCACCGGCACCGGCGGCATCGCCGCGCTGATCCCGCTCGTGGCGAAGGGGGCCGCGCAGGCCGAAACCCCGGCGAATGTGAACGCGAACTACATCCTCGGCATCGCCGGAGGCAGGCTCGCGGGGGATTTCGAGGATGCCGCGACCGGCCTGAACCACCCGGTGTGCACCGCGGCCGCGCAGCCGACGATCAGCACGAACGTCTGGCACCACGCCGCGGCCAGCTACAACGGCACCTGCTGGCAACTCTACCTGGACGGCGTGGCCGTGCCGATCGACACGGCGTGCTCGACCTGCGCCGGCGGGGCGTGCACGGTCTGCCCCGGGGCGACGCCGGAATCGACCAGCATCCAGCACTTCGGGCTGGGCACCACGCTGACATCAACCGGTACGGCGGCAGGCTTCTATCAGGGCCGGCTGGACGAGGTGCGCGTCTGGAACGTGGCGCGGAGCCTGGCGCAGATCCAGGCCGACCGGTTCCAGGAGGTGAGCTCGGCTCCCAACCTCATCGGTCGCTGGGGCCTGAACGAGAATGCCGGCACGACGGCCGGCGACTCCACGACACCCGCCGAAAACGGGACGCTCACGAGCGGCCCGGCCTGGAGCCCGACCGACAGGGCCCCGCTGACCTCCGGGACCTGCTCGTACACCCCGATCCCCGGCTGCACTCCCTGCTCGACCGCGGCCGATTGCAACGACGGCAACCCGTGCACCACCGACTCGTGCAGTCCGTCGTCCGCCTGCGTTCACACCAACAACAACGCACCCTGCAGCGAGGACGGCAACCCCTGCACCGACGACGTCTGCAGCGGCGGGAGCTGCACGCACCCGAACGACAACAGCAACGCCTGCGCCGACGCCAACGCCTGCACGGGTGACGCCTGCGTCGGCGGCGCCTGTCTGAGCTGGTACTCCCCCACCCCGGCCTGCTGCGATTCCAACGCCGACTGCAACGACGGCGTCGCGGCGACCTCCGATGCCTGCACCGGGGCGCCGGACGGGAACTGCACCAACGTCATCCCCGGCTCGTGCACCACCAACGCCAGCTGCAACGACTTCAACGGCTGCACGACCGACGCGTGCACGACCCCGAACCTCTCGGCGCTGAGCTTCGACGGGACCAACGACTACGTGACCATGGGGGCCGCGGCCGGGACCTCCGCCCTGGGGGCGACGACCTTCACGGTGGAGACCTGGTTCAAGTGGACCGGGGCAGGCGTGACCACATCCACCGGCACCGGCGGCATCGCCGCCTTGATCCCGCTCGTGGCGAAGGGGGCCGCACAGGCCGAGACCCCGCCGAACCTCAACGCGAACTACATCCTGGGGATCGCCGGAGGCAGGCTCGCGGGCGACTTCGAGGACTCCGCGACCGGCCTGAATCACCCCGTGTGCACCGCGGCGGCCCAGCCGACGATCAGCACGAACGTCTGGCACCATGCCGCGGCCGCCTACAACGGCACGTGCTGGACGCTCTTCCTGGACGGCGCCGCCTTGCCGATCGACACGTCGTGCTCGACCTGCGCCGGCGGGGCGTGCACGGTCTGTCCCGGGGCGACGCCGGAATCGACCAGCATCCAGCACTTCGGGCTGGGCACGACTCTGACCTCAACGGGTGCGGCGACCGGCTTCTATCAGGGCCTGCTGGACGAGGTGCGGGTCTGGAACGTGGCGCGAAGCCTCGCGGAGATCCAGGCCGGGAAGGACCAGGAGATCACCTCGGGCACCGGCCTCATCGGCCGCTGGGGTCTGAACGAGAACGGTGGCACGGCCGCCGCTGACTCGACGACGCCCGCTCAGAACGGCACCCTGACCAATTTCAACGTGGCCACGGCCTGGAGCGCGACGGACAAGTCCCCCGTGGCTCCCGGAACGTGCTCGAACACGCCGATCCCGAACTGCGCGTCGTGCACCGCGGACTACCAGTGCAGCGACTCGAACTCGTGCACCGCCGATTCCTGCAACACCACGAACGACGCGGCGGTTTCATTCCCCTCGCCGGGTGCGGCGGCGAACCGCGTGGACCTTGCCCTGGGCGGCGGGAGCGACTCCAGCCCCGACTACGTCAATTACTTCGGGACCGGCAGCTTCACGATCGAAGGGTGGGTGTACACCGACGGCGGCGCCGCCTCCCTGACCGGGATCTTCCGTGGCGGCCAGCAGGGAGCCTTCCCGCAGGTCGCCGTGCAGCTCACCGGGACCGGCAACCTTCAGATCGCCGGATCCGTCGAGTCGAACACCACGGGGACGCAGGTGGACGTGACCCACGGCACGGCTCTGACGGTCAATACCTGGGCGCACTTCGCCTTCGTCGTCGACCGCACACCCGGCAACCAGCAGCTTCGCCTGCACCTGAACGGCGGTGCCCCGGCCACCGCGGTAGCGAACCTCCTGGGGACGAATCCCGTCAGCTTCACGAGCCAGTCGATGATAGGCGCCGCGCGCCTCGATACAGGCGCCGTCGGGCTGCCGTTCGACGGCCGCCTCGACGAGATCCGGATCTGGAACTACGCCCGGACCCAGGCGGAGACGGCCGCGGAAATGGGACGCGAGATCGGCTCGGCCGCGGGGCTCGTGCACCGCTGGAGCTTCAATGAAGGGTCGCTGACGAACGCCTCCGACTCTGCGGGCGGCAGCGCCGGAACCCTCACGGGAGCGACGACCTGGAGCACGACGGGCCTGCCCTTCGCGGGGAGCGACATCTGCACGCACACCAGCCTCGCGAACGGCGCGGCCTGCAGCGACGGCAACGCCTGCACCCAGACCGACACCTGCCAGGCCGGCGTGTGCAACGGATCCAACACCGTCACCTGCACGGCCTCCGACGCGTGCCACGACGCGGGGACCTGCGACCCGGGCACCGGCCTCTGCTCCAACCCCGCCAAGCCCAACGGCGCGGCCTGCAGCGACGGCAACGCCTGCACCCAGACCGACACCTGCCAGGCCGGCGTCTGCACCGGATCCAGCACCGTCACCTGCACGGCCTCCGACCAGTGCCACGACGCGGGGACCTGCAACCCGGGCACCGGCCTCTGCTCCAACCCCGCCAAGCCCAACGGCGCGGCCTGCAGCGACGGCAACGCCTGCACTCCGACCGACACCTGCCAGGCCGGCGTCTGCACCGGATCCAACACCGTCATCTGCACGGCCTCCGATCAGTGCCACGACGCGGGGACGTGCGACCCGGGCACCGGCCTCTGCTCCAACCCCGCCAAGCCCAACGGCGCGGCCTGCAGCGACGGCGACGCCTGCACCCAGACCGACACCTGCCAGTCAGGCGTCTGCACCGGATCCAACACCGTCACCTGCACGGCCTCCGACCAGTGTCACAACGCGGGAACCTGCAATCCGGCCACCGGAGTCTGCTCCAACCCGGCCAAGCCGAACGGCGCGGCCTGCAGCGACGGCAACGCCTGCACCCAGACCGACACCTGCCAGGCCGGCGTCTGCACCGGATCCAACACCGTCACCTGCACGGCCTCCGACCAGTGTCACAACGCAGGGACGTGCGACCCGGGCACCGGCCTCTGCTCCAACCCCGCCAAGCCCAACGGCGCGGCTTGCAGCGACGGTAACGCGTGCACCACGACCGACGCCTGTCAGAACGGCGCCTGCGCTCCCGGGCCGGCGGCTGATTGCAACGACAACAATGTCTGCACGGACGATTCATGCGATCCGCCCGTCGGGTGCCGGCACAGCAACAACACCGCCTCCTGCGACGACGGAGATGTGTGCAACGGCACGGGGGTGTGCCATGACGGGGCCTGCGCCGGGACGCCGCCGCCGAATTGCGATGACGGCAACCCTTGCTCGACCGATTCCTGCGATCCGGTCCTCGGGTGCCGGCACGTCAACAACACCGCATCGTGCGACGACGGCAATGCGTGCACCCGGACCGACACCTGCCAGTCCGGCGTCTGCACCGGCTCCAACCCTGTCACCTGCACGGCGTCCGATCAGTGTCACGACGCGGGGACGTGCAATCCGGCCACCGGCGTCTGCTCCAACCCCGCCAGGCCGAACGGCGCAGCCTGCAATGACGGAAGCGCCTGCACCCAGACGGACACCTGTCAGGCCGGTGTCTGTTCCGGCGCCAACCCGGTGGTCTGCACCGCATCCGACCAGTGCCACGACGCGGGCACTTGCAATCCGGCGACCGGCGTCTGCTCCAACCCGGCGAAGGCGAACGGCTCGCTCTGCAGCGACGGCAACGCCTGCACGCTGAGCGACACCTGTCAATCCGGTCTCTGCGCCGCAGGCAGCGCCGTGGTCTGCGTCGCGTCCGACCAGTGCCACGTGCCGGGCGTCTGCAGCCCGGCAAGCGGTCTCTGCTCCAACCCGTCCAAGCCCGATGGCAGCGCCTGCGACGACGGCAACACCTGCACCGCGGGTGATTCCTGCATCGCCGGCACGTGCACCTCCGGGGCTGCGCCTCCCGAGGTCTGCAACGGCCTCGACGACAACTGCAATACGCTGATCGACGAAGGGAACCCGGGCGGCGGCGTCGCGTGCTCGACCGGGCAGCCGGGCGTCTGTTCCGCCGGCATCACCCAGTGCACGGGCGGGAGCATCGTGTGCGTCGGCACCACGTCGCCCGCGACGCCGAACATCGTGGCGCAGATCAACACCTCGATGAGGTACCTCGCCAACAACGCGACGACCGCGGCCGAGGATACGGTTCTGGTCCAGATCGACTCCCCGATGCGCTACAAGGCGAACTCTGCCGATCCGGGAATCGGGCTCGCCTGGATCAACGAGACGTACGACGACACCGGCTGGAATTCCGGCACGTACGGCGTCGGTTACGACACCGAGGCGCCCCCCAACGCACTGAGTCTCATCAAGACCGGCGTTCCAGCGGGAACTTTCTCGGTGTTCACCCGCGCGACCTTCAGCCTCGCCGACGTCTCGACGGTGAAGAGCCTGTTCTACGGGGCGGACTACGACGACGGGTACGTCGCCTACCTCAACGGTGTCGAGGTGGCGCGATCGTCGACCATGCCGGCCGGCAGCCCGGCCTGGAACACCAACGCCGCGCTTCACGAGTCGAGCAATGCGGCGCTGCCTAACTATGGAACGCTGATTGATCTGACCGGCAGCATTTCACTCCTGCACAACGGGACCAACGTGCTGGCGGTCGGTGTCTGGAACAGCGGCGCCGCCACCTCGACCGACCTGGTGGTCGTTCCGAAGCTGTCCATCGGATTGGACTGGACGGCCAGGAGCTTCAACGACTCGACCTGGTCGACGGGGACTTACGGCGTCGGCTACGACACGGCGCCGGCCCCGAACGCCCTCAACCTGATCAAGACGAGCGTTCCGGCCGGCACGCTGTCGGTCTTCACCCGGGCGCACTTCAACATCCCGGATGCCGCCGCATTGGCGGCGATCCAGAGCGTGACTCTGGGCGTGGACTACGACGACGGCACGGTGGCCTGGATCAACGGGGTCGAAGTGCTGGGCTCGGCCGAGATGCCTTTCGGTCCGCTCAATCCGACCACGCCGGCGGCGGACCACGAATCGAGCAACGGGGCCGCCCCGAACTACTCGCCGATCAGGGACGTCACCGCGCGGGCGCTGCCGGCGCTCGTGGTTGGCGACAACGTCCTGGCGATCGGCGTGTGGAACAACCTCTCCACGTCCACCGATCTGGTCCTCGTCCCCCGACTGTCCCTGGGAGAGGCCGAGCGGTGCGACGGGCTGGACAACGACTGCAACGGAATCGTGGACGACGGCTTCCCGGACAACGACCACGATGGGCAGGCCGACTGCGCCGATACGGATGACGACGGCGACGGCACGGCCGACGGGCAGGACTGCAAGCCGCTCGATCCGCTGTCCTCGGCGGCACCGCCCGCCGAGATCCTGGACCTGCTCTTCGTCCGGGCCCCCGATCGCTCCTATGTGATGACCTGGACAGGCCAGGGCGGCGGGCTCCACTACGATGTGGCGGGCGGACTCCTCTCGCGGCTCCGGCCGGACGGTGGCGCGCTGAACGCCACCTGCGTCCCTGGCGGGAACGATCTTGTGAACGCCAGCTTCATCGACACGCGGCCGGCACCGCCGCGGGGCGAGTCCTACTACTACATCGTCCGCTCCCAGAGCTCCTTCTGTGGCTCCGGGACTTACGGGCACGCCTCGTCCGGTGCGGAGATCCTGCCGGCGAGCGCCTGCCCGTGA
- a CDS encoding septum formation initiator family protein, producing the protein MTAAREQAAPVDLRRKALFVLFWFIALSLLFNSLFGDMGLIQIYRQRGLLARLKVEVLDLRTANDRLAADIDDLKRDPYRIEQIAREELGLTRPGEILFLFDDSGPPAGPRPRSH; encoded by the coding sequence ATGACCGCCGCCCGCGAGCAGGCGGCGCCGGTCGATCTGCGGCGCAAGGCCCTCTTCGTCCTCTTCTGGTTCATCGCCCTGTCGCTCCTGTTCAACTCCCTGTTCGGGGACATGGGCCTGATCCAGATCTACCGACAACGGGGCCTGCTGGCCCGGCTCAAGGTCGAGGTGCTCGATCTCAGGACGGCCAACGACCGCCTGGCCGCCGACATCGACGATCTCAAGCGCGATCCCTACCGCATTGAGCAGATCGCCCGCGAGGAGCTCGGCCTCACGCGCCCCGGAGAAATCCTCTTCCTGTTCGACGACAGCGGCCCGCCGGCCGGCCCCCGTCCTCGTTCTCATTGA